The following coding sequences are from one Ornithodoros turicata isolate Travis chromosome 1, ASM3712646v1, whole genome shotgun sequence window:
- the LOC135377939 gene encoding dual specificity protein phosphatase 22-B-like encodes MGNGMNKVLPGVYIGNFRDSKDPEQLRANNITHIISIHDTARKLHEDKEYLCIQASDTPGQNLTQFFSQSNDFIHSARFNGGNVLIHCLAGVSRSVTIAVAYVMSVTSLSWREALKAVRGARSIANPNFGFQKQLHEFECKKLYEERKRLRQKFSRESFYDDEQECRKLLVAYHNSVRPLEPCASICRRGPGLTPPSSPRRRRRSPSPSTSGSSHGTSSYSRPP; translated from the exons ATGGGGAATGGCATGAACAAG GTCTTGCCCGGTGTCTACATCGGCAATTTCCGGGACTCAAAGGACCCCGAGCAACTCCGAGCCAACAACATCACCCACATCATCTCCATTCATGACACTGCGAGGAAACTACATGAG GACAAGGAGTACCTCTGCATCCAAGCATCGGACACACCCGGACAGAACCTGACTCAGTTCTTTTCTCAGTCCAATGATTTCATCCACAGTGCAAGGTTCAATGGGGGCAATGTGCTTATCCATTG CCTTGCAGGTGTCTCAAGAAGCGTCACTATCGCCGTAGCATATGTCATGTCCGTGACGAGCCTCAGCTGGCGGGAGGCCCTCAAGGCCGTCCGCGGCGCGAGAAGTATTGCCAACCCAAATTTTGGCTTCCAGAAACAACTCCACGAATTTGAATGCAAGAAGCTTTATGAG GAGCGAAAACGTTTGCGGCAGAAGTTCTCCCGAGAGAGTTTCTACGATGATGAGCAGGAATGTCGCAAACTCCTGGTCGCTTACCATAACTCAGTGCGTCCGCTGGAGCCCTGTGCAAGTATATGCCGCCGAGGACCAGGTCTTACCCCTCCATCATCTCCTCGCCGGCGCCGGCGCAGTCCTTCACCATCAACATCGGGTTCTTCCCATGGAACTTCCTCCTATTCGAGACCACCGTGA